A genomic segment from Mycoplasma sp. 1018B encodes:
- the secY gene encoding preprotein translocase subunit SecY gives MKNFFSTTSFVASKIINKLSKNWVDFWTNKDLFKKVLFTLSLLIVYILATTIQAPFVKLNNFNLINQDAFLNTLNLVGGGGLRNFSLVALGISPFINASLIMSLLQTKLFPAIHKLSQSGPEGRRKLNVITRLLTLFIAFPQAILLTQSLGAGENPFISFIPLNNNQNLKNLTIYFLLPMILVGASLFSLFISEEITNKGIGNGTSLIIFVGISFQLPSQFSGAFNFFISSGEANSLLNGVLKFMIYIFAYLLVLFIIALVYNSERHIPIQQIGSGRSKNIKEMGKLPIKLNPGGIMPIIFATMIISFPLMIARILPDSNLAKSWMIENLQFTKPLGLSLLIVITFLFSFLIGLQQSKVDKIAEDFAKNSTFIPGIKPGEQTEDYLIAIVMRLSLFSAFYLVLMASMQYLLILAGLPAIISFGGTGMIILVTVSLETIQQYQARSKSQTLTKQKNLSKQTINNLNNNKTKFDKNKKNGDGLLW, from the coding sequence ATGAAAAACTTTTTTAGTACAACAAGTTTCGTTGCATCTAAAATAATTAATAAACTCAGTAAAAATTGGGTTGATTTTTGAACAAACAAAGATTTATTTAAAAAAGTTTTATTTACCTTATCTTTATTGATTGTTTATATTTTAGCAACAACAATTCAAGCTCCCTTTGTTAAACTTAATAATTTTAATCTTATAAATCAAGATGCCTTTTTAAATACTTTAAATTTAGTTGGCGGTGGGGGTTTAAGAAATTTTTCTTTAGTTGCTCTAGGTATAAGTCCTTTCATTAATGCATCTTTGATAATGTCTTTATTACAAACTAAATTATTCCCCGCTATTCATAAATTAAGTCAAAGTGGTCCAGAAGGAAGACGTAAATTAAATGTAATAACTAGATTATTAACTCTATTTATAGCTTTTCCGCAAGCTATTTTATTAACACAATCATTAGGAGCTGGAGAAAATCCTTTTATTTCTTTTATTCCTTTGAATAATAACCAAAATTTAAAAAATTTAACCATTTATTTTTTACTGCCAATGATATTAGTAGGAGCGTCTTTATTTTCTTTATTTATTTCAGAAGAAATTACTAATAAAGGAATAGGCAATGGAACATCATTAATAATTTTTGTTGGTATTTCCTTCCAATTACCCAGTCAATTTAGCGGAGCTTTTAATTTTTTTATTAGTAGTGGTGAAGCTAACTCACTATTAAATGGTGTTCTAAAATTTATGATTTATATTTTTGCGTATTTATTAGTTCTTTTTATAATTGCCTTAGTTTACAATTCTGAAAGACATATACCAATTCAACAAATAGGAAGCGGAAGAAGTAAAAATATTAAAGAAATGGGTAAATTACCTATTAAATTAAACCCTGGTGGTATTATGCCTATAATTTTTGCTACAATGATTATTTCATTTCCATTAATGATAGCAAGAATATTGCCGGATTCAAATTTAGCTAAAAGTTGAATGATAGAAAATTTACAATTTACAAAACCTTTAGGTTTAAGTTTATTAATTGTGATAACTTTTCTTTTTAGTTTTTTAATTGGATTGCAACAGTCAAAAGTAGATAAAATAGCAGAGGACTTTGCAAAAAATTCTACTTTTATTCCAGGAATTAAACCAGGAGAACAAACTGAAGATTATTTAATAGCTATTGTAATGAGATTATCTCTTTTTAGTGCTTTTTATCTTGTATTAATGGCTTCTATGCAATATTTATTAATTCTTGCTGGTTTGCCCGCAATTATTAGTTTTGGAGGAACTGGAATGATTATTTTAGTTACCGTTTCTCTGGAAACTATACAACAATATCAAGCAAGAAGTAAAAGTCAAACTTTAACTAAGCAGAAAAATCTTTCTAAACAAACTATTAATAATTTAAATAATAATAAAACTAAATTTGATAAGAATAAGAAAAACGGAGATGGTTTGCTATGATAA